In the genome of Ignavibacteriales bacterium, one region contains:
- a CDS encoding acyl-CoA carboxylase subunit beta, protein MLGGGVDKIKSQHDKGKLTARERIDLLVDEGSFEEVDAFVKHRATDFGLEKQKYPGDGVVTGFAKMDNRPIAIFSQDFTVFGGSLSEAHAEKIVKIMNMAMKAGIPVIGLNDSGGARIQEGVVSLGGYADIFLLNTLASGVVPQISVVLGPCAGGAVYSPAITDFIFMVRNTSYMFVTGPNVVKTVTHEDVSFEDLGGADTHASKSGVAHFVYDNEIETLLNVRKLMSFLPLNFMDKPVEKHFEPSSLAVEERLNTLIPDNPNKPYDMKQIINLLVDDEDFFEVHSGYAENIIVGFARIGGSTIGIVANQPQVLAGVLDINASVKGARFVRFCDAFSIPLLVLVDVPGFLPGTEQEWNGIIRHGSKLLYAFCEATVPKVTVITRKAYGGAYDVMNSKHIRGDFNFAWPSAEIAVMGPKGAVEIIFKKEIAKAEDHQSELEKKLNEYIDKFANPYIAAERGYLDDVIQPSETRIKLYNAFQLLKNKVDSNPKKKHGNIPL, encoded by the coding sequence ATGCTTGGCGGCGGTGTTGATAAAATAAAAAGTCAGCACGACAAAGGAAAACTTACAGCCCGCGAGCGTATAGATTTGCTTGTAGATGAAGGCAGTTTTGAAGAGGTCGATGCTTTTGTAAAACATCGTGCTACAGATTTCGGGTTGGAAAAACAAAAATATCCTGGTGATGGAGTTGTGACAGGTTTTGCGAAAATGGACAATCGTCCGATTGCAATATTCAGTCAGGACTTCACAGTATTCGGCGGCTCACTATCCGAAGCCCATGCAGAAAAAATTGTCAAGATCATGAATATGGCAATGAAAGCAGGTATTCCCGTGATTGGATTAAATGATTCAGGTGGCGCACGTATTCAGGAAGGTGTAGTCAGTCTCGGTGGATATGCTGATATTTTCCTGCTTAATACGCTTGCATCAGGAGTTGTACCGCAGATTTCCGTGGTACTTGGACCATGTGCCGGCGGCGCTGTTTATTCTCCTGCGATAACTGATTTTATTTTTATGGTAAGAAACACAAGTTATATGTTTGTAACGGGACCAAATGTTGTTAAAACTGTAACTCACGAGGATGTAAGTTTCGAAGACCTGGGAGGTGCAGATACTCACGCATCCAAAAGCGGGGTAGCACATTTTGTTTACGATAACGAAATTGAAACTCTGCTAAATGTCCGGAAATTGATGAGTTTTCTTCCGTTAAATTTTATGGACAAACCGGTTGAAAAACATTTTGAACCTTCATCGTTAGCAGTAGAGGAAAGACTTAATACTTTGATTCCTGATAATCCAAATAAACCATATGACATGAAGCAAATAATTAACCTGCTTGTTGATGATGAGGATTTTTTTGAAGTTCATTCAGGTTATGCTGAAAATATTATAGTAGGCTTTGCAAGGATTGGCGGATCAACAATTGGTATAGTCGCTAATCAGCCGCAGGTTTTAGCTGGAGTACTCGATATAAATGCATCGGTAAAAGGTGCAAGGTTTGTAAGATTTTGTGATGCTTTCAGTATCCCACTTTTAGTTCTTGTTGATGTTCCCGGATTTTTACCCGGTACTGAACAGGAATGGAATGGAATTATTCGGCACGGATCTAAACTCTTATACGCATTTTGTGAAGCTACAGTGCCAAAGGTGACTGTAATCACCCGAAAAGCTTATGGCGGTGCCTATGATGTAATGAACTCAAAGCATATACGCGGTGATTTCAACTTTGCCTGGCCTTCGGCAGAGATTGCAGTTATGGGACCTAAAGGCGCAGTTGAAATAATTTTCAAAAAAGAAATTGCGAAGGCGGAAGATCATCAAAGTGAACTGGAAAAAAAACTGAATGAATATATCGACAAGTTTGCAAATCCTTACATAGCTGCTGAGCGCGGGTATCTGGATGATGTTATTCAACCTTCTGAAACAAGGATAAAACTTTATAATGCTTTTCAGTTGTTAAAGAATAAAGTGGATTCTAATCCGAAAAAGAAACACGGAAATATCCCTTTGTAA
- a CDS encoding ABC transporter ATP-binding protein encodes MSEYLLELQNISKSLTDERGVLIHLLENIPLNIEKQDNDGAIYSIIAPRCSGKTTLLKIISGVENQTSGIKKFDGKEYTSADGSIIYISQNSLSFPWLNVKDNICFPVLEKNKSVNENHISKIINDVGLAGYNNHFPDEKSFGFRFRIALARALTTNPKIILLDDTFNSMKYETKTEIYSLLKIICKNYHTVFILTTSDPIEALILSKTVFLMSKFKGTIFDKIEIELGNSAYISPLNDKSFIDLLNRVELKLRKQNSDDFTTISL; translated from the coding sequence ATGAGTGAATATCTTTTAGAACTTCAAAATATTTCCAAATCGCTTACCGACGAGAGAGGTGTTTTAATTCATCTTTTAGAAAACATACCATTGAATATCGAAAAACAGGATAATGATGGAGCAATATATTCAATCATCGCACCACGATGTTCGGGTAAAACTACATTACTAAAAATTATTTCAGGTGTGGAAAATCAAACTTCAGGCATTAAAAAGTTTGACGGGAAGGAATACACCTCTGCTGACGGTTCCATTATTTACATCTCACAGAATTCTTTATCATTCCCATGGTTAAATGTTAAAGACAATATTTGTTTTCCTGTTTTGGAAAAGAATAAATCAGTTAATGAAAATCATATCAGCAAAATTATTAATGATGTTGGACTGGCAGGTTATAACAATCACTTTCCTGATGAAAAAAGTTTCGGATTCAGATTCAGAATCGCTTTAGCACGTGCATTAACGACTAATCCTAAGATTATTTTACTGGATGATACTTTTAATTCGATGAAATACGAAACTAAAACAGAAATCTATTCACTTCTGAAAATTATCTGTAAGAATTACCATACAGTATTTATTCTAACCACTTCCGATCCAATAGAAGCTTTAATTCTGTCAAAAACAGTCTTTCTCATGAGCAAGTTTAAGGGAACAATATTTGATAAAATTGAAATCGAATTGGGGAATTCCGCTTATATCTCTCCCTTAAATGATAAATCGTTCATTGACTTGCTGAACAGAGTTGAATTAAAATTGAGAAAACAAAATTCAGATGATTTCACCACAATCTCTTTATGA
- a CDS encoding ABC transporter permease subunit, protein MNSGLIGNLYWIRILITLLFVWILLFEFILPVNEILPAPTTVIDTSIHLFIEYNLLIHLLSTVGVVYLSIAIGFFLTFIFRNNLLNEDSRIFKIIFPLGNLPAFIPLIFIAIFFVYWFPGSELIEFVFALLIIFFSHVLTIGKSIKSVNEELLVSSLSFGLSKKVIRNDIIWKSILPKLREQTIETHSLLWTIILTFEFIKGGYGVGAILKMLLEVNDLSGITAVIIIALSLILILTGLSRYLLNKLIFWDSNE, encoded by the coding sequence ATGAATTCCGGTCTCATTGGAAATTTATACTGGATAAGAATACTAATTACTTTACTTTTTGTATGGATATTATTATTTGAATTTATTCTTCCAGTGAATGAAATCTTGCCGGCTCCAACTACTGTAATTGATACTTCAATCCATCTTTTCATTGAATACAATTTATTGATTCATCTGCTGTCCACGGTCGGGGTTGTGTATCTATCCATAGCGATTGGATTTTTTCTAACCTTTATTTTCAGGAATAATTTGTTGAATGAAGATAGTCGGATATTCAAAATTATTTTTCCACTTGGAAATTTACCCGCTTTTATTCCTTTAATTTTTATAGCCATCTTTTTTGTTTACTGGTTTCCAGGCTCAGAATTAATTGAGTTTGTATTTGCTCTGCTCATAATATTTTTTTCTCATGTACTAACCATTGGAAAATCAATCAAAAGTGTAAATGAGGAATTACTTGTTTCATCTTTGTCATTTGGACTGTCTAAAAAAGTTATTCGAAATGATATAATCTGGAAATCCATTCTGCCAAAGTTGAGAGAACAGACAATTGAAACTCATTCTTTGCTTTGGACAATCATCTTAACATTTGAATTTATAAAGGGTGGTTATGGTGTCGGAGCGATTCTGAAAATGTTACTTGAAGTTAATGATCTATCCGGCATAACTGCAGTAATCATAATTGCACTTTCTCTGATTCTTATCCTGACAGGACTATCAAGATATTTACTTAACAAATTAATTTTCTGGGATAGTAATGAGTGA